Within Nocardioides rotundus, the genomic segment CGCGCACCTGGCGGCGCGGTGGGACGTGCCGATGGCGGCGAACGTGCTGTCCTTCGCCGGGCTCTCGCCGTTCACCGTCACCCGGCAGGTGATGGGCGGCGCGGCGCTGGAGGAGATGACGCTGAGCAAGCGACCGGCGGTGTTCTCGGTCGCCGGCCACGCCGTCCAGGCCTCGCCGGCCGGTGCGCAGGGCGACGCGTCGGTGGTGGAGCTGTCCCCCTCGCTCTCGGAGCGGGACCGGGTGGCGCGGGTGGCCTCGGCCTCCGGCGCCGACACCGGGGACGCGGACGGGCTCAAGGACGCCAAGGTCGTCGTGGGCGCCGGGCGCGGCGCCGGCGGGCCCGGCGGGTTCTCCGGGGTGGACGACTTGGCTTCGGCGCTCGGGGGCAAGGTCGGCGTCTCGCGGGTCGTCACCTCCCTGGGTTGGCGGCCGCACCACGAGCAGGTCGGCCAGACCGGCACCCGGATCTCGCCCGACGTCTACGTCGCGTGCGGCATCTCCGGCGCGATCCAGCACTGGGCCGGCTGCGCTTCCTCCAAGGTGATCATCGCGGTCAACACCGAC encodes:
- a CDS encoding electron transfer flavoprotein subunit alpha/FixB family protein; this encodes MIVVLVETENDSVAEVSLETLTFARGLGDAGGGIPVDAVVCGALPDSVVSELASAGVRTVYHAGGPDFEAYGGGAWASAVQDAREQAGAVVVTAAGTNRGNEVLAHLAARWDVPMAANVLSFAGLSPFTVTRQVMGGAALEEMTLSKRPAVFSVAGHAVQASPAGAQGDASVVELSPSLSERDRVARVASASGADTGDADGLKDAKVVVGAGRGAGGPGGFSGVDDLASALGGKVGVSRVVTSLGWRPHHEQVGQTGTRISPDVYVACGISGAIQHWAGCASSKVIIAVNTDPEAPMVTKADYAVIGDMHEVIPALMESLR